TCCACTTTTCTTATCCTTGTTTCCAAACTCAGTAGCAGATAGGGAATATTTTTTATATATAGATCTTGATGATATTAGAGAAGATAGCATGATCTCCCTAGATTGGTCGTGGTATCGTTTAATTATTGTTAAGCCAAGAGATGAAGTTCTAGAGCAACTTGATGTTTTAGTTGAACCTGAAAAATATGGAAAGCAGCCACCTAAAGCTCAGGAGCGACTAGATCATGAAATAAAAGTGTTTATGCTTCAAGTGAACTCTGAGGATGGTGTACCTAGGCTAGCCGAGCGTGATTACTATCGCTCGATAATCCCATGTTCTGAATTTACGTATTTGTCAGAGGGTGTTTCTATTGAGGGGCAGGACTTAGCTGGGGCGCTACAGTGTGTTGAGAGTGAGTGGGAGGGTTGGGAGAAGTATATGATCTTTGACCTCAATGGTAGGAGTCAATCCTGGTACATTGCTGACTTAGATGTTCCCAGCTACTTCATCGAAGACAATACCTTAGTTATTGGTAAGAGGAAGTAGTGATAAAACCTCTTTCTTTTAAATAATCTGACTCTAAGACCGACGCTCTACTAATCAATAATGTCACGATTGGATAGTCACTTGGCATCATCGGATTCTTAGTTGGCGCCTTCTGATCATATACTGATTTCAAGATTAACGCTTGGGAGACAGATAGATGGAAACGGCACTTATTACTGGGGCCTCTGGTGGCATAGGCCTTGAGCTGGCCAGGATACATGCATCTAAGGGTGGCAACTTGGTTCTGGTTGCCCGGTCTGAAGGGAAGCTTTCAGCACTCAAACAGCAGCTGGAGAAGGAGTTTGGTATCCAGGCAATGGTTATTGCCGAGGACCTTTCTGACCCCATGTCCGCGCAGAGAATTTTTGAACGAACCCAAAGTGAGGGTGTGGAGATTGGCACTCTAATTAACAATGCGGGTTTTGGTGGTCATGGTCTTTTCCATCAGAGGGATTTGGAAGCTGAGCAGGGTATGATGCAGGTGAATATGGTTTCCCTTACCAATCTCACCCACCTGTATTTAAAGGGGATGGTTGGCAGCAATAGTGGACATATTCTTAATGTTTCATCTACAGCCTCTTTTATTCCCGGCCCTTTACAGGCGGTTTACTACGCAACTAAAGCCTATGTAACTTCATTTAGCCAGGCACTGGCGGAAGAGTTGAAAGGCACAGGTGTAACAGTAACGGCTTTGTGCCCCGGTGCTGTTGCAACAGGGTTTGTGGCCGCTGGTGATCTTCAGGGTGTCGATATTTGGAAAAATGCCCGTTCGGCTGAGTCTGTTGCCAGATGTGGCTATCAGGCAATGGAGCGGGGAGATCTGGTTGCTTTTAATGAGGCACGGCTCAAGTTGTTTCTGAATTGGATAATGCCTTTACTGCCCCGTAAAATGGTACTGAAGTTTTCCCGTCAGACGATGGAAAAGTCTTAATTGCAGGCAGGTCCGGTAATGATCAAACGTGCAGCGAAATTCCTGGTACCTCCCAGCTGGAAGTTGATATTACACGATATGAATATCGATACAGCGCTGGCTCTTGCCTATGCCGGGTTACCTGCGGATTTGTTACAGCGGGAGACTGTGACACTCACTCCGGTGGAATATTTCCGTTTTTGGTGTGGTATTGATCGGGCCTCTAAGGATCGGCCACTACCACTTTTACTGGCGGAGCACCTTTCGGCTGAGTCGTTTGACCCTCCCATATTTGCGAGCCTGTGCAGTGCAAATCTGAATCAAGCTCTACTGCGGATACAGCAATACAAACCACTGATCGGTCCCATGGAATTGCACTTGGATATTACTGATGAGTACACCAAGCTCAATTTAGAGTGCTATGGAAGTGATGGAAATATTCCTGAAGCTTTGGGCCTGAGCGAATTAATTTTCTATATCCGCCTGGCTCGGTTGGGAACCCGGGAGGAAATTCAACCATTGGAATTGGCACTACCGCAGCTGCCTGAAGATCAAACGCCTTATCGGAAGTTTTTTGGTTGTTCAATTAAGCAGTCAGACCGGGTGAGAATTTGTTTCTCAGCGCAAGATGCACAAAAGCCATTTCTGACCGCCAATGCCCCTATGTGGGATTTCTTTGAAGGTAAATTGAGTCAACAGCTCAAGGATCTGGATAGCGAAGCCACAATGGGAGAGCGGGTAGGTTCAGTATTGATGGAGTTACTACCGGCCGGTAAGAGTTCTGTCGAAGCAGTGTCTGAACGCTTGGCTATCAGTAAAAGGACTTTACAGCGGAAACTGGGGGAGGAAAATCAATCCTTCCAGACAGTATTGCAGGGAGTTAGATCAAGTTTGGCTGATCACTACCTCGCGAAATCCAGCCTTCATCTGGGGGAGATTTCTTTTATGCTAGGATTTAAAGAGCCCAATTCATTTATTCGGGCCTACCGGGGCTGGAAAGGAATGACACCATTGCAATACCGGGACTCTATTCACTGAATAGATCCCTTAGTTTAAAACCAATGTTTGCATATCACTGTAAATTTTTGTGACCAGTTTGGACTTAGAGGTTTAGTTTTAACATTTAAACAGCGATTAATTGGCTGGTCGGTCAGCAATAATTATTCCGTTGTCCGGATTCACTTCCAGGGCCCTCAATTCTCCTCCGTAGACCGCCTGGATTTTCCATCTTCCGCCCACAAATTCGATATGCGTGATGGGGTTGAACCCTAGACCATGCAGTTTCGCTTTAATAGTGGATAAGTCCAAGGCAATGACCGAAGGTTCTGCTCCGTAAAGGTCGGGGCTGTCGTAGATGGGGGCGGGTTTATTGGGATCGAGGCCGGGGGGATTGGGTTAGTGAGATTGCCAACCAAAGCTATGGCGGTAAGAAAAATCATCTACGGCTCCATACTGCTAACAAGCCATAGTATTAGTTTGGACTAGGGATTATCGCAGTGCCAGCGGGCTGTAGTGATTTCGATCTTACCTGAGCGCGATTATAGCAGTGAATGGCCCGGCAACAGATATTGCCGGACCTAGGGAGCCTAGCGTGTAAGCTTTAGCATAAAATCGATAACACGGGTTGAGAGTTTGCCATAGGGAGGCCGCAGTAATTTTAATAGATCGATTGGGCCCTGATAGAAGATGGGACGAAGTTTAGAGAAGGTCAAAAATCCCTCGTAGCCATGGTAGTGGCCCATACCGCTTTCACCAACGCCGCCAAATGGAATATCGTGCTGGCCAACGTGCAGTACACAATTATTTACCGACACGCCCCCAGACATTACTTTGTTGATATATAAATCTTGTAAGGTTTTGTCGTGAGTGTAAGGGTAAATCGCCAGGGGTCTGGGGCGAGCATTAATATAATCAATAACTTCCTCTGGCTTGGAGTAAGTGATAATCGGCAATAGAGGGCCAAAAATCTCACGCTGCATTGCCAGCATCTCGCCGTCTACGTTGGTCAGGATATGCGGAGGGAATTTTCGCAGTTTATTGTCCCTATCCAATTTGACAGCACTTAAATCTATGGCATTAGCACCCTTAGCCTTGGCATCATCCAGGGTTGCCCAGATTCGCTGGTAAGATGTGTCGTCGATAATAGAAGTGTAATCCTGGCCATCCAAGTCGGGGTAGCGCTTCTGAACATAATGTTTTGCGTGTTCGATAAACTCTTCGAGATGCTCCTCCGGCAAGAAAAGATAATCCACGTTGACACAGATCTGCCCGGCGTTTACCAGCTTCCAGTAAATTAGTTGCTCGGCGGCTTTCTTAACCGGGTAATCCGGGCCAACAATTGCCGGTGATTTACCACCAAGTTCCAATGTGACTGGAGTTAGGTTTTCTGCGGCGGAGCGCATTACTGCACGACCGGTATTACTGGAGCCGGTAAAGATTAAGTGATCGAATTTAAGGCTGGAAAATACCGGGCCTATTTCATCGGCATCGGGAATAAAAACCAGCTTTTCTTCCGGGAAGTATTGTTCACAGACTTTACTGAGTAATTCTGCAAGGTGCTTGGAGTTGGTGGACATCTTGACCATCGCCTGATTGCCTGCGGCGAAAATATTGGTCAGTGGTGAAAAGCTTAAGTTTATTGGGAAGTTCCACGGCACTATGACGCCAATTACCCCCAGAGGTTGTGGGACCACACGATTTTTAGAGAGGGGATAGGATTTAAAATCTGTATGGCGCCCCCTGGGTTTCATCCACTTCTTTAGGCGCTTGATAGTCTCTTTAATGCCGGAGAGCGCTGGGTAGATATCGTAGAGCAGTATCTCTTCCCTGGCTCGATTGCCGTAGTCGTTACTGATCGCCTGGATAATGGATTCCTGCTGTTCACGCAGGAGCTGGGCAAGGGTTCTAAGATCCTGCACACGTTGCTGATAGCTGGGAGCCGGGTTGGCCAGGTAGGCACTGCGCTGTTTGTCCAGATAATTTTGCAGTACCGCTTTGTCTGCATCCTGCCGGGTCAGGGTTTGTGTTGTCATTTTATTATCCTGTGGCGTTGATCTCAGAAAGACTAAACGAAATTGAATCGGAGTGATTGACCAATCCGGTAAATTCCTTTGATGATCGGAGAACAAATTTTATCCGGGGTATGGCCAAGTTTGTTTTGCCATCGCAATTTATGGCGCGGATTACATCGCAATGTTCAAGCAGAATAGGTTAGGGCCGGCTTTGGCGGCCGGCCCTGGCAGGATAGTTCGGAATGAGGACAGTAACCCTTAATCGTTGTCCGGTTTTTCCGACAAAACTTCCGCAGAGTTGGGGTCTACGTGCAAGTCGTACTTCTGGTCACCCTTATAGGCTTCAATCTTCCACTTGCCCTTGTCCAGATCGACCTCAACTATTGGGGTGTAGCCCTGCTGTTCCAATTTGGTCAATACGGTGGAAAGGGCCATAGCTCCGGGTGGGGGCTTTTCTTTGGCGAGTGCATAGGGTAGTGCTGTTGCGGCGATAAAGGCCAGCAACAACTTGCTGATAGGCTGCATGGTGCTATTACCTCGCTGTCTATTTGCTAAATCGCAGTATCCTATGAATCAAATCTTCCCTTAACCGAGCGATCGGTATTTCCAAACTGTAAAATAAAAACTGATGCGTCTGCGTTTGGTCTCCAGGCACTTATAAAGGGGTTTGTGGACTGCCCTCGGTAAGATGCTTCTGGATAGCCTCGCACCACTCCATGCCTCCGGGTTTGAGACCGTTGGTATTGGCTCCGCTGAGCCGGGTGATGGCTGTGAACCACTCCTCACTACCGGTAGTCGGCATACCGGATGGGTATAGTTTCGCCATATCGCCATTTTGCTGGGCAAGCACTTGCTGTTGAACCCAGGCAAACCATTCCGGGGTGCATATAGCTGCAGCTTTCTTTTCCGCTTCCGCTCCATTGCCCGGTGGGGCAATGGGCTCCTTCATGGCGCTGGTAGCCGACTCATCTGCAGGAGGGGCTGCAGGTGACTTGGAGTCCTTCGGGCCCCCACAGCTGCAGAGGACAAAGATCAGTGCTATTAAAGGGCCAAAGCGGTACATGGGACCTCTATGGGTGGCGGTATCAAGCCTAAGCATAGGAGGAAATTGACGACTTTGCCTTATCGCCTTAGGTCATATGTATTTTTATTGACATTGCCATTAAATCAAATGAGAATGTTTCTCGTTTAATCCAAGGGTGATCTACGATAATGTCTACCAGAGCTCTATTTCAAAAAGTGCTGGCTGTAGCCGGCTTGTTGGGTGCTGTGGGTGCCAGTGCGGCCGAGCAGGTAAATATCTACTCCTACCGACAGCCTTTCCTTATAGAGCCGATCTTAAAGGAGTTCACCGAAAAAACCGGTATTGAGGCCAAAGTGGTCTACGCCAGCAAAGGCTTGAACGAGCGTTTGCAAAGGGAAGGGCGCAATAGCCCCGCTGACCTGGTCCTGACTTCCAATACCAGCAGCCTGATGGATCTGCTTAATAAGCAGCTGACCCAACCGGTAAGCAGTGAAATCCTGGAAGACAATATCCCATCACAATTTCGCGATAAGGCTGGCAACTGGTTCGGCCTGACCACCCGGGCGCGTTTGATCTACGCCTCCAAAGACCGCGTTAAGCCCGGTGAAATTACTCGCTACGAAGAGTTGGTAGACCCTAAGTGGAAGGGCCGAATCTGTACTCGTAGCGGCAAGCATCCCTATACCCTGTCCCTGATCGCCTCCATGATCGCCCATCACGGTGAAGCAGAAACCAAAGAGTGGCTGCAAGGTGTGAAAGCGAATCTGGCGCGCAAGCCCCAGGGTAATGACCGCGCTCAGGTTAAAGCTATTAGCGAAGGTGTCTGCGACCTTTCCCTGGGTAACAGCTACTACTTCGGTAAAATGATTACCAATAAGGAGCAGCCGGAGCAGGTTGATTGGGCCAAGTCTGTAAACCTGGTCTTCCCTAACCAGAAAGATCGCGGTACCCATATGTTTATTTCCGGTGCGGCGCTGACCAAGCACGCCCCCAACCGTGAAAATGCCGTTAAGCTGCTGGAATTCCTCAGCGGCGCCGATGCTCAATACTCTTACGCTGAGAAAAACTTTGAGTTCCCGGTACGCCCTGGCACTGCCCGCTCTGAGTTGATTAAGGAGTATATGGGTGAGTTTAAGGAAGACGATCTGAGTCTCACGGAGATCGGTTCCTACGTTCCAGCGGCTTCCCGTATGGTTGATGAAGTACGCTTTGACTTTTAGAATGGTTAACTGAATGGGAATTGCTGCAGAATAAACTGGCAGCACTATCTCAGCCTTATTCGAACGGCCCTGTCGAGAGACCAGGGCCGTTCTTTTATAATGAGCTTTTGATTCCTTAATCCATGCTAAACCGAGCCAACTTATCAGCTTCCCGCTGGCTGCTACTGGTAGCTACTATTTCCCTACTGGTAGCTCTGCCAGTGCTATCCATTTTTTGGTTGGCATTTTTCCCTGAAGAAAATATTTGGCCGCACCTGGTGGACACGGTGTTGTTTCACTATGTGTCCTCCACATTGATTCTGGCTGGCGGTGTCGGTTTGGTAACACTGATAACAGGCGTGGGCAGTGCCTGGCTGGTGAGCATGTGCCAGTTCCCCGGGCGTCGTTTGTTTGAGTGGGGGCTGTTATTGCCGTTTGCTGTTCCCGCCTATGTGATTGCCTACGTTTACACGGACTTGCTGGAATATGCGGGCCCTGTGCAAAAGTCCCTGCGCGCCTGGTTTGGTTGGCAGACAGCCAGGGATTACTGGTTCCCGGAGATCCGCAGCATGGGTGGGGCGATTGCCATGCTGTCACTGGTGCTCTTCCCCTATGTCTATATGCTCGCGCGAGCGGCCTTTATCGAGCAGTGCGGCAGTATACGTGCCGCGAGCCGGTCATTGGGCTGTACGCCTTGGCAGAGCTTCTTGCGCGTTTCCCTGCCAATGGCACGCCCGGCAATTGCGGTGGGTTTATCACTGGTGTTGATGGAAACCCTGAATGATTTCGGAACTGTGGACTTCTTTGCTGTGCGCACCTTGAGTGTCGGGATTTACGATACCTGGTTGAGCCACGGTAATTTAGGAGGCGCGGCACAAATTGCCTGTAGCACTCTGATTTTTGTTGTTCTGTTAATTACGCTGGAGCGAATGGGGCGGGCGAGACAGAAGCACTTTGTACAATCGCCAAATTCCCAGCGTGAACGCTATATATTGCGCGGCTGGCGATCCGGTGTAGCCCTGTTGTTCTGCGGGTTACTGTTGGTGGCTGGTTTTATTATTCCCCTGCTGGTTCTGGGAAGTTATGCATTCAGTAATTTCTCCAGTTACTGGAGCGAAGATTTTATACAGATCGCCAGCAATAGCTTGTTACTGTCAATCGCAGCGGCACTGGTCTCTGTACTGCTGGGCCTGCTGTTGGCTTACGGTAAGCGACTGCAACCCAAAAGATCCGTACGAGTCTTGGTCGGCTTTTCCAAGCTGGGTTATGCAATGCCTGGGGCAGTACTGGCGATTGGTGTCCTGATTCCCCTGGCCGCTTTTGATAATGCGGTGGATGGTTTTTTACGTGAACACTTTGATATCTCCATAGGGCTGCTGTTAAGCGGCAGTATTTTCGCCATTATTTTTGCCTACACGGTGCGCTTCCTGGCAGTGTCCACAGGGGCCATAGAATCCAGCCTGGAGAAAGTAACCCCTTCAATGGATCGCGCTGCCCGCTCACTGGGACGCAATAGCTGGCAAACCCTGTGGGCTGTACATCTACCTTTGGTGCGTACAGGTCTACTAACGGGTGGCTTGGTGGTCTTTGTGGATTGTATGAAAGAACTGCCGGCGACTTTGTTACTGCGCCCCTTTGGCTTTGACACCCTGGCGACTTATGTTTACCAGTTTGCTTCCGATGAGATGCTGGAACGCTCGGCCCTGGGGGCTTTATTGATTGTCCTGGTGGGATTGATACCGGTGATTTTACTAAGCCGTTCCATTGGTTGGCGCAGAGGTGAGGAGCGCACAGCCGTGGCGGACTCAGAAGCGCCCGCCCTGTCCTGATAGCTTTTATTGGGCCTGGTCAAACACCAGAGCAGAGGAAAGGTGCAGGGGAAGTTTATCTCCGGGAGCCGCTTGAACATCTGCATTCAAAGCGGCCTCGACAGTTTCCCCTGCGGCTAGCTGAAAGCGATAGCTCACCTGGTTGCCGAGAAAATTCTTTTCCACAACCTGAGCCATCACAGCACCGGGATGTTCGCCTGCGGCAATATCCTCACTGCGCACAAACAGTTCGAGCTGATCTCCACTTTCGTATGCAGCTGTCGGCACCTTCACTTCCCCCAGAGGGGTACTGATCAGGCCATTGCCCACAACAGTACCGGAAATGATATTCCCTTCACTGACAATCCTTGCTACTGCCAAATTTCTAGGTGTTTGATAAGTGTCCTGTGGGCTGTCCCACTGCTGTAATTGGCCTTGGCTGAGCACTCCCAGCTTATCTCCGGCAATAAAGGCCTCGTGGCGGTCGTGGGTAACAATAATCGCTGGGATCTTCTCTTCGCGCAGTATATGGCGGACTTCGGCGGCGAGACTGCGGCGCAGCTCGGTGTCCAGGTTGGAGAAGGGTTCATCCAGGAGTAACAGCTTGGGGCGCGGTGCCAGTGCCCGAGCCAGAGCGACACGCTGCTGCTGACCGCCAGAGAGCTGATGTGGGTACTGTTGCCCGAAGCCTTCCAGACGCACTAACTTTAGCAAAGACTGGGTGCGGGATTGCCGCTTGCTTTTCGGCATTGACTGGATACCGAAGGCAATATTCTGTTCAACGGTAAGGTGTGGGAAGAGGGCGTAGTCCTGAAATACCACCCCAATATTCCGTTGCTCTGCGGGAATCTGTTTCTCACGGGAGGAAATCACTTCCCCGGATAGCTGGATACTCCCCGCCGCGACCGGTTGAAAACCAGCGATGGCGTGCAACAGTGTTGTCTTGCCACAGCCGCTGGGGCCCAACAAACAGGCAATTTCCCCGGCCTGTAAAGCAAAGGAGACCGATTCGATAACTACCTGCTCACCGTAGCGGCACTGTAGATTTTCTATAGAGAGTATGGGGTGCACGGGATTTCCGGTAGTTTGCTTTCTCGATACTTCAAATAAGCTTCAGAGCTAAAGATGGAATCGGTAAGCAGATAATATCTAAATTTAGCTATCAGAAGCTAATTTTAACAGCGCCTGAGGGAAAGATATAGCTAAGGAGCCTCTGAATAACTCTGCAAACCCCGAAGGGCAAAACAGCTGCGTTGCCGCCTTCAGGGCTCGCAGAGCCATTACGGAGTTGCTCAGAGTCTCCGTCAATATTCATTGTAAATTTACAATGCTTAATCCTTATGCTGAATTCCCATAGGATTTTCAGTCTTACTTAATTCTATTTTATGTAAATATTGCTTCAATTGTGGCTGAAGCTTGAGTTTGTATGATTCTACGGTATGGCCTTGCATCATTTTCACTATGTTGCTGCAAAATACCTCGGGATTCTTATCCTTAATTTGAACCAGCATATTCTCGCCAAGTTTAGATATCATTTCCCTGGTTTGTAAGGCTTGGCTTTCGGGGATGCTAGGTTTTTTTAGTTCATCAGAATTAAAATGTTCTTCTTCCATGAGTAGTAATATCGCTTCCCTGGAAATTTTAGAGAAGTGCGAAAAAGAAGATTCAATCTCAACCTTCTTATCTGGAACGTTTTCTTTGCAGTAGTCAAATATTGGTTTTGTTTGCTCTATCTGAATCATTGAAAACATATCAATGCCACTTACTAGCTTTTCCTCCTCAGCTCGAGCAAAAGTTGATAATAGAATAAGTACAGGTAAGAGTATCAGTTTTTTCATGTGTTTCTCTTGGCTGTTAAGTTAATATTGATATGGGCTTAATGCCCCCGCAACGATATTTGTAGAACTTAAATTTAATTGTGAAAGTGGTGAACCAAAATAAGGTCTGGAATAAGTATAAATTTACAGTTTTTTGGTCTCTATGTAATGTGCTCACCATGCTTCCCAATACTTGAAAATTTTCACAGCTTTACTGTTTTTATCCAAAATAGAGTTTTAGGCTAACTTGTGAAAACCATGTTAATACCTGTTAAATCTAGACACTTAACTTAAGCTGTTTCATCGTTACGCCTTGAGAATAGTATGTATTGTGGTGCATATTAACAAACTATGGGTGGGATTAAAATCTTGGTTTCGGATATTAAGCACAATTGATAAGGGCTAAGTTGGTAGGGAGCCTCTCCCGGCCAAGAGAAAGGCACTGATGAACTACTACCAGCTGAGCGAGAATGAACGATTCCAGACGGAGGACACTCTCAAAAAGCAATAGCAAAAGTGTAAGAGATACACCCCTTAACAATCGGCCGAGAGCTGCGACAGAATATAGGCATGCGATGATATCTAAGCATATAAGCTCTCGGAGCTAAGACGCCAGAAAGCATATAACGCGTAAAAAGTAACCGATGCTGTGTAGCAACCAATAGATATCCAAACTCGGAAAGAATTAAGTCTCAGCAGACTGTAAGCTATTTAAAAAATATATGGGTGTATCACTCCATGATGATACGATCTACAAAATAATTTATTTAGATCAGGCAAATGGTGGAGGCTTATACAAGCACTTTAGGAATGCATCAAAGCCCCGCAGTAAGCGCTACAGTAAGTATGATTGACGCGGAAAGATTAAAAATAGAGTGAGCAAAGATAAAATCATAAAAATTACTATTCGATAATGGTCTTGAATTCGCTGATCATGAAACGATCGTAAAAGGTTTAGAGGCTGATATTTTTTACACATCTATATTCATCCTGCGAGAGTGACTAATTTAAATGGTAACGGCCACATTCGAAAGTATTTCCCAGGGGATACCGACCGTAATAAAATAATAGACGAGCAAATTCAATTTTTAATGGATTGGCTGAATAGTAGACCAAGAGCGAGTCGAGGTGGAAAGTCACCGAATGAGTTTTTCATGGGGCTGTAAAATGATCTGCTTGCAGTGTAAAAGGGTTGCGCTTAATGCTTGAAGCTAGGGGAGATGTGCACCTGCTTTTAAATGTACACGTCGTATTCAATATTAAGGCCGTATTTTACTAACTTTTCCATCTGTTCTGTATCTAATTTTGGCCCACCGTGCCCACTTTTGGAACGCCAGTAGCAGCTGATATATACGTTATCAACCAACTTGGTGACTTGGTTTAAAGGGCTTTCTTTTCCGTCTATTAGCCTGAATAGCCAGTGAAGGTGTGCTCGAGAATCTAGTGAATCAACTTTACCCTCACTTGTTAGAAACCAACCGTTTAAAATTGCAGGTCTTTTACGGCCATTTACAGTTTTTCCCTTGTAGATTTTATCTGATGCTTTAATACCAAGTATTTCTGTTACCACGTCAGGTGATATTTCTCCGCAGTATATTCTTAGAGTTATATAAGTTTCGTCGCATGTTGGATAATCGTCTACAAATTTCATAATCAACTTAGTAGCTTAGCTTATGCTCTGGGGTAGTTGGGCTTAAATGGTTGTGTGAGAAGGTAGGCAAAACTAGATTTCTCTTACAAAGTATTGTTACTCATATTTGTGGAATATAGTTTTTCCGAGAAGATATACAGGAATGACATAGAAATAGCCTATAATAATTGAACATAGCATAAAGAATATCGTTACTGCGATTGCTTCAAAAGCCATGTCTATATACGGCCCATTCTTATAAATAGTTGCTCCAAATGAGAAGGTAAGACAAATGCTGCCCGTGAAAAATGAGAACTTCAACGGTGCTCTAAGCATATACCTCTCAATTTCGTTACTGGTTTTATTTCTTGTTGAATAGAGAAAGTAGACTGCAAAAAGAAGAAAAAATGGTGCTCCAAGTAATGTATACATCGCAATGGAAATAGACCAATAACTGTCAACCAATAAGAATAAAAAAGGGGCAGTCAGAGGCGCTAGTGTACAAATTCTATAAAAGTTACATTTTTTCATTCGGAAAATGCCAAGAGCACTTGTAGCAGAATCAATGCTACGTAGAGGTTTTGATATGCTTTTTTAGAAGAGGGTATCTGCCAATGCGTTAACAATAGGCATGGTATGTAAATACACCGGCACACATAAAGCTCCTATGAAAATGTACATACTGCGAGCGGTCTTCCGAGGTGACACCAGCTCATAGGGTGAAAAACACAATTGTTATACAATTCTCTCTACTCTCCAAGGCGGATCTAGACGATTCTTACCGGCCCAATATAGTTTGATTTTGTTGCCGGAAGGGTCGTGAATTATTGCTTCTCTCCAGAGGTACTGCATATCCATTGGTTCTTGATCGAATTCGAAACCCTTTTCTTTTAGATCAGATACTAGCTTGTCAAGTTGATTGCTTTCGAAGTATATGACACAACCATTTATGTATTTTCCTTCTTCAAGTGATAGGGAAAAGCTAGCTTCCCCGTCAGGGTACTCAAATCGCGAATAATGAGGCGTGTCTACTATTTGTAAGAACCCCATACGTCTATAAAAATCTGTCGCTACTTCCATATTTGATACGGGTAAAGTTACCTGATTTAATTTCATTATTCTATCCTTAAGTTTATATAAAATTTAACGAATGGGCTGTAATGCAAAGGCGAAGCTGAGAAATGGAAGTCCAGCCAGAACTTCTCTCAAGACTGAGCTAGATCGATAAATGGGATGAATACTAAGAAAAACGATAGAACGTTCTTCATGGTATGTTTGTGCATAACGTCCACAGGATGGACGAAGAGTATAGCCATGAGTCCAGTCCATAGGGCATGCATAGCTACATTTACTGAGTGTCTCGCATGTATTCACTGAATGACCTCCACTTTACTGCAGGCTCCAAATTACCTTCGTAGTAGTGCCACACTGCTGGGTTTTCGTTTCCATCACATACAAAATACATGAATTGATAACCTTGATGCATCAGAAATACAAAGCTTTTTTGCGGTAGTTTAAAATTAGAATTATCTTCTTCTAATAACTCCTGAGCCCATACTTGTAATTCAGATAATCTAGGAAAATCTACGTCGGTTCCGATGAGGCTTTTAACTTTATGGCCTCCGTGCTTGTACCATTCAACGTACTTCCTTGGAAGCACAATATCATACTTCTTTTCCAGATTCCTGAGAGTACCCATATCCAACACACCTGACGAGGTTTTAGAGAAGTTTACCCCATATTTTAATCGTATTTCGAAGTGAAAAATAGCACACTCATCAGTGAAAACTAAACCAGGATTCACTTGGAATCATCATTTATGATAAAGATTTGATCATTTCTGAGGAGGCAAAGATACACATTGGTCTTTTGCTACTTGAACACCATGAGAAGCGGCCGTATTGTTGCAGCAGAGCTATGGTCTGAAGGCCCAATCCATGTAGAGGATGATGTTG
This DNA window, taken from Microbulbifer sp. VAAF005, encodes the following:
- a CDS encoding iron ABC transporter permease, translated to MLNRANLSASRWLLLVATISLLVALPVLSIFWLAFFPEENIWPHLVDTVLFHYVSSTLILAGGVGLVTLITGVGSAWLVSMCQFPGRRLFEWGLLLPFAVPAYVIAYVYTDLLEYAGPVQKSLRAWFGWQTARDYWFPEIRSMGGAIAMLSLVLFPYVYMLARAAFIEQCGSIRAASRSLGCTPWQSFLRVSLPMARPAIAVGLSLVLMETLNDFGTVDFFAVRTLSVGIYDTWLSHGNLGGAAQIACSTLIFVVLLITLERMGRARQKHFVQSPNSQRERYILRGWRSGVALLFCGLLLVAGFIIPLLVLGSYAFSNFSSYWSEDFIQIASNSLLLSIAAALVSVLLGLLLAYGKRLQPKRSVRVLVGFSKLGYAMPGAVLAIGVLIPLAAFDNAVDGFLREHFDISIGLLLSGSIFAIIFAYTVRFLAVSTGAIESSLEKVTPSMDRAARSLGRNSWQTLWAVHLPLVRTGLLTGGLVVFVDCMKELPATLLLRPFGFDTLATYVYQFASDEMLERSALGALLIVLVGLIPVILLSRSIGWRRGEERTAVADSEAPALS
- a CDS encoding ABC transporter ATP-binding protein, which translates into the protein MHPILSIENLQCRYGEQVVIESVSFALQAGEIACLLGPSGCGKTTLLHAIAGFQPVAAGSIQLSGEVISSREKQIPAEQRNIGVVFQDYALFPHLTVEQNIAFGIQSMPKSKRQSRTQSLLKLVRLEGFGQQYPHQLSGGQQQRVALARALAPRPKLLLLDEPFSNLDTELRRSLAAEVRHILREEKIPAIIVTHDRHEAFIAGDKLGVLSQGQLQQWDSPQDTYQTPRNLAVARIVSEGNIISGTVVGNGLISTPLGEVKVPTAAYESGDQLELFVRSEDIAAGEHPGAVMAQVVEKNFLGNQVSYRFQLAAGETVEAALNADVQAAPGDKLPLHLSSALVFDQAQ
- a CDS encoding DUF4279 domain-containing protein, which encodes MKFVDDYPTCDETYITLRIYCGEISPDVVTEILGIKASDKIYKGKTVNGRKRPAILNGWFLTSEGKVDSLDSRAHLHWLFRLIDGKESPLNQVTKLVDNVYISCYWRSKSGHGGPKLDTEQMEKLVKYGLNIEYDVYI
- a CDS encoding VOC family protein, whose translation is MKLNQVTLPVSNMEVATDFYRRMGFLQIVDTPHYSRFEYPDGEASFSLSLEEGKYINGCVIYFESNQLDKLVSDLKEKGFEFDQEPMDMQYLWREAIIHDPSGNKIKLYWAGKNRLDPPWRVERIV
- a CDS encoding SMI1/KNR4 family protein, translated to MGTLRNLEKKYDIVLPRKYVEWYKHGGHKVKSLIGTDVDFPRLSELQVWAQELLEEDNSNFKLPQKSFVFLMHQGYQFMYFVCDGNENPAVWHYYEGNLEPAVKWRSFSEYMRDTQ